The stretch of DNA GGCAGCAGTCAACCGTTTGGCGGTCAAGATCAATTCCAATGCTTTTGCTTCGCCAATCAACCGGGGCAAGCGCTGGGTTCCGCCCGCGCCCGGGATAATAGCGAGCCCGGTTTCGGTCAGCCCCATCAACGCCGTATTGACCGCAATCCGGAAATCACAAGCGAGCGCGAGTTCCGTCCCGCCGCCAAATGCGAACCCATTCATCATCGCAATCGTTGGCTGTGGCAAGTTCTCGACCGCCGTGAATACTTCGCCGATTTTATAAATATTCCGCTTCACCTGCAAGTCGGTCAGCGTCTTCCGCTCCTTCAAATCAGCCCCCACACTGAATGCCCGGTCGCCCGCCCCCGTAAAAAGGACTACCCGGATATCCGGATTGATGCGGATCGACTCCGTAATATTCCCCAAATCGACTAACATTTCATAGTTGAACGCATTCATCGCCTCCGGCCGATTGAGTGTCACGATGGCCAAGTTCCCCTTTTGTTCATAATGAATCGTTTCCATACCAAACATCCCCCTTGTCGTATGTATACTACTAAAACATACCATTTTTTGAAGATTGGCGCTAGTGGACCTATAAGAAGTACGCGCTAATCGAAAAGAGAAATAGCACTACCCTTCTTACGGCTATGTAAATAACCACATAATAATAATCTTGAGTCTATGACTCCTAAAAAATATCTCGGCTTAATAAAGCCACCGCGCCATGCAGTGGCTTTTATTCGTTTCCATACACCATCCCGTTTCCCATTCCTCCCCACATCAAGTAGAATAAACACCAGGAGTTGATACTTTTGAAAACCGCAATTGTGACTGATAGCACGGCATACCTGCCGGCTCATTTAATAGAAGAATTGGATATCCGAATCATTCCGCTGACGGTGACGCTGGAAGGGCAGGCGTATGAGGAAGAAATCGGGATTGCAACGACCGATTTCTACAATAAAGTGCGGGGGGACGGGCCGTTGCCGA from Bacillus sp. OxB-1 encodes:
- a CDS encoding enoyl-CoA hydratase-related protein, with translation METIHYEQKGNLAIVTLNRPEAMNAFNYEMLVDLGNITESIRINPDIRVVLFTGAGDRAFSVGADLKERKTLTDLQVKRNIYKIGEVFTAVENLPQPTIAMMNGFAFGGGTELALACDFRIAVNTALMGLTETGLAIIPGAGGTQRLPRLIGEAKALELILTAKRLTAAEALSYGMVTKVASAEDLEATTFEFADAMLANGPIALQQAKYAIKNGMNVDLQTGLAIERKAYEITIPTEDRIEALNAFAEKRKPNYQGK